In a genomic window of Akkermansia massiliensis:
- a CDS encoding thymidylate synthase has protein sequence MKQYLALLEDVLTNGVGREDRTGTGTIGVFGRQSRYDLRDGFPCLTTKKLHLRSIIYELLWFLKGETNVKFLKDNGVTIWDEWADENGELGPVYGAQWRCWPGNDGKPIDQIARLIDGLKNNPWSRRHIVSAWNVALVDDMALPPCHSLFQFCVIPAQPGEGKHGLSLQLYQRSADLFLGVPFNIASYALLLLMVAQVCGYEAREFIHTFGDLHLYRNHLDQAREQLSRTPRPLPVMKLNPEVKTIDGFRYEDFELVGYDPLPHIKAPVSV, from the coding sequence ATGAAACAGTATTTGGCACTTTTGGAGGATGTCCTGACCAACGGGGTGGGGAGGGAAGACCGTACCGGAACGGGCACCATCGGCGTGTTCGGGCGGCAGAGCAGGTATGACCTGCGCGACGGTTTTCCGTGCCTGACCACCAAGAAGCTCCATCTGCGCTCCATTATTTACGAACTGCTCTGGTTCCTGAAAGGGGAGACTAATGTCAAGTTCCTGAAAGACAACGGCGTTACCATCTGGGATGAATGGGCTGATGAAAACGGGGAGCTTGGCCCCGTGTACGGCGCGCAGTGGCGCTGCTGGCCGGGGAACGACGGCAAGCCCATTGACCAGATTGCCAGGCTGATTGACGGCCTTAAGAACAATCCGTGGTCCCGCCGGCACATCGTCAGCGCATGGAACGTGGCCCTGGTGGATGACATGGCGCTCCCTCCGTGTCATTCCCTGTTCCAGTTCTGCGTGATTCCCGCCCAGCCGGGGGAAGGGAAGCACGGGCTTTCCCTCCAGCTTTACCAGCGCAGCGCGGACCTGTTCCTGGGAGTTCCCTTCAACATAGCCTCCTACGCTTTGCTTTTGCTCATGGTGGCGCAGGTATGCGGGTATGAGGCGCGGGAATTCATCCATACCTTCGGAGACCTGCACCTGTACCGGAACCATCTGGACCAGGCGAGGGAACAGCTCTCCCGCACGCCGCGCCCTCTGCCGGTCATGAAGCTCAACCCGGAGGTGAAAACCATTGACGGGTTCCGGTATGAAGACTTTGAACTCGTGGGGTACGATCCCCTGCCGCACATCAAGGCGCCCGTTTCCGTTTAG
- a CDS encoding Eco57I restriction-modification methylase domain-containing protein translates to MNNNIHNPDVLSCLANLSSDEVFTPPEIANAMLDLLPQELFSDPSVTFLDPCCKSGVFLREIAKRLNKGLEAHLPNREERLEHIFRNQLFGIAITELTSLLARRGVYCSKYPNGPYSVVRFDNADGNIRYKHITHTWRGGKCVFCGASQAAYGEQARKEGLESHAYEFIHANNPNNLFPMNFDVIIGNPPYQLDDGGNGASAKPLYHLFVEQTMKLKPKYLSMVIPARWYAGGKGLDDFRATMLGQKHIRKLVDVTNSADCFPGVNIAGGICYFLWDNTYSGDCAVVNIKEGECTSENIRSLDEFDYFVRSNLALTIIRKVLASKDKLMNKVVYSRNYFNLPTTVSGSNEFGINTIKILTSKGFIYLHKNTVTDKESILDKYKVIITYAMSGGNKPTSEGNYQILSSLRILNPKEACTETYLILDVFEKKQEAENLVSFMSSKFARFLLLQALSSIHITKDKFCFVPYVGFEKPWTDEMLYSKYSLKSEEIDYIEKLIKPMEIGG, encoded by the coding sequence ATGAACAATAACATCCATAACCCTGACGTATTGAGCTGCCTGGCCAATCTTTCCAGTGACGAGGTGTTCACGCCGCCGGAGATTGCCAACGCCATGCTGGATTTGCTCCCGCAGGAGCTTTTTTCCGACCCTTCCGTTACCTTTCTGGACCCCTGCTGCAAGAGCGGCGTCTTTCTGAGGGAGATTGCCAAAAGGCTCAACAAGGGGCTGGAAGCTCACCTCCCAAACCGGGAGGAGCGCCTGGAACACATTTTCAGAAATCAGCTCTTCGGCATCGCCATTACGGAGCTGACATCCCTTCTCGCCCGCCGCGGAGTGTATTGTTCCAAATACCCCAATGGGCCTTACTCCGTCGTTCGTTTTGACAATGCTGACGGCAACATCCGCTACAAACACATCACACACACCTGGAGGGGCGGCAAATGCGTCTTTTGCGGTGCCTCTCAAGCCGCCTATGGAGAGCAGGCACGAAAAGAGGGGCTGGAAAGCCACGCTTACGAATTCATCCACGCCAACAATCCGAATAACCTGTTTCCTATGAACTTTGATGTCATCATCGGCAATCCCCCTTATCAACTTGATGATGGAGGCAACGGAGCAAGTGCCAAGCCATTATATCATTTATTTGTTGAGCAAACGATGAAACTTAAACCGAAATATTTGTCTATGGTCATCCCTGCAAGATGGTATGCTGGAGGAAAGGGTTTGGATGACTTCCGAGCAACTATGCTCGGTCAAAAACATATAAGAAAACTTGTAGATGTTACCAATAGTGCAGACTGCTTCCCTGGTGTAAATATTGCAGGAGGAATCTGCTATTTTCTTTGGGATAACACTTATTCGGGAGACTGTGCCGTTGTTAACATAAAGGAGGGAGAATGCACTTCAGAGAATATTCGCTCCTTGGATGAGTTTGATTACTTTGTTCGTAGCAACCTTGCATTAACGATCATTAGAAAGGTTCTAGCAAGTAAAGATAAACTTATGAACAAAGTCGTTTACTCTCGTAATTATTTCAATCTACCAACTACTGTTAGTGGTTCTAATGAATTCGGGATTAATACTATTAAAATTCTTACCTCCAAAGGGTTCATCTATCTGCACAAAAATACTGTGACAGATAAGGAAAGTATCCTTGATAAATATAAAGTCATTATCACCTATGCCATGTCTGGTGGTAATAAGCCTACATCCGAAGGGAATTATCAAATATTATCTTCATTACGCATTCTCAACCCAAAAGAAGCCTGTACTGAAACATACCTTATTTTGGATGTGTTTGAGAAAAAGCAGGAAGCAGAAAACCTTGTTTCTTTCATGTCCAGTAAATTTGCTCGTTTCCTGCTGTTACAGGCTCTTTCGTCCATTCATATAACAAAAGATAAATTCTGTTTTGTCCCTTATGTCGGTTTTGAAAAACCTTGGACAGATGAAATGCTATATTCGAAGTATTCTCTAAAAAGCGAAGAAATAGACTATATTGAGAAATTGATTAAACCTATGGAGATTGGAGGGTAA
- a CDS encoding dihydrofolate reductase: MSQPVTYTGVVAMASGRGIGYRGALPWRLPDDLKTFKRITTGHPVLMGRKTYESIGKPLPNRQNIVLTRDPAWTAEGVQVIHSVEELERLELMDPEVMVIGGAEIFSLMMPFMSRMWVSKVKGEYPADTFLPPFEDKLGHASLKERFEGFDLYLYE; encoded by the coding sequence ATGTCACAGCCCGTTACTTATACAGGAGTAGTCGCCATGGCCTCCGGCCGCGGCATCGGCTACCGGGGAGCCTTGCCCTGGCGCCTGCCGGACGACCTCAAGACTTTCAAGCGCATCACGACGGGACATCCCGTGCTGATGGGCCGCAAGACTTATGAGAGCATCGGGAAGCCGCTCCCCAACAGGCAGAACATTGTGCTCACCCGTGACCCCGCCTGGACGGCGGAAGGGGTGCAGGTGATCCATTCCGTGGAGGAACTGGAACGTCTGGAACTGATGGACCCGGAGGTCATGGTCATCGGCGGGGCGGAAATCTTTTCCCTGATGATGCCGTTCATGTCCCGCATGTGGGTCTCCAAAGTGAAGGGGGAATATCCGGCGGATACGTTCCTCCCTCCGTTTGAGGACAAGCTTGGCCATGCCTCCCTGAAGGAACGGTTTGAAGGCTTTGACCTGTACTTGTACGAGTAG
- the cls gene encoding cardiolipin synthase, whose amino-acid sequence MIIPEEPYLGFAALCHIAGAFCLIPALLHTRTPQGTIAWLISLLAFPYIAVPFYLILGRRRFSGYVETRRRQTDPESSWGELTDKITNCMAPYAVQSSDTVGKIMHTLSNIVRLPVCRGNSCRLLIDADHAFPRIYDAIKNAEHYILIEFFIIKNDSVGQNLKDLLIERARAGIRIYMLYDEIGSHKLPPGYISALRKEGVNIEPFNGKRHFLSNILRLNFRNHRKLVVVDGATAFIGGMNIGREYLGKGALGYWRDTFVQLEGPSVQQTQISFLEDWNWAMLKSGPSSLPCLCWEITPQREDETVLMLPSGPADVIPAWKTAIIALANRARERLWIATPYFVPDEGVMAALQAAALRNVDVRILRPERADHILVKLSSFTFLRDLDTYGIQVWAYQKGFLHQKVILMDDDIATVGTANLDNRSLALNFEITAVIHSPAVCAEVKEMLEKDFASSKKESLEDYNNKSLGFKMLCNLARLMAPVQ is encoded by the coding sequence ATGATCATCCCTGAAGAGCCATATTTGGGATTTGCCGCCCTCTGCCACATAGCAGGCGCCTTCTGCCTCATTCCGGCCCTGCTCCACACGCGGACGCCGCAGGGAACCATCGCGTGGCTCATCTCCCTGCTGGCCTTTCCGTACATTGCGGTGCCTTTTTACCTGATTCTGGGGCGGCGCAGGTTCAGCGGATATGTGGAAACGCGCCGCCGCCAGACGGATCCGGAATCCTCCTGGGGGGAACTGACGGATAAAATCACGAACTGCATGGCCCCGTATGCCGTCCAGTCCTCCGATACGGTGGGAAAGATCATGCACACGCTTTCCAACATCGTGCGCCTGCCCGTCTGCCGCGGCAATTCCTGCCGCCTGCTCATTGACGCGGACCACGCCTTCCCGCGCATTTACGACGCCATCAAGAACGCGGAGCACTATATTCTGATCGAATTCTTCATCATTAAGAACGATTCCGTGGGGCAGAACCTGAAAGACCTGCTGATTGAACGCGCCAGGGCCGGCATCCGCATCTACATGCTGTATGATGAAATCGGCTCCCACAAGCTTCCCCCCGGCTACATCTCCGCCCTGCGGAAGGAGGGCGTGAACATTGAGCCTTTCAACGGAAAACGCCACTTCCTGAGCAACATCCTGCGGCTGAACTTCCGCAACCACCGGAAACTGGTGGTTGTGGACGGGGCCACTGCCTTCATCGGCGGCATGAACATCGGACGGGAGTATCTGGGCAAGGGAGCCCTGGGCTACTGGCGGGACACGTTTGTGCAGCTGGAAGGCCCCTCCGTCCAGCAGACGCAAATCAGCTTCCTGGAAGACTGGAACTGGGCCATGCTGAAATCCGGTCCCTCCTCCCTGCCCTGCCTGTGCTGGGAAATTACGCCCCAGCGGGAGGATGAAACCGTGCTGATGCTTCCTTCAGGCCCGGCGGACGTCATCCCCGCCTGGAAAACCGCGATCATTGCCCTGGCGAACAGAGCCCGGGAAAGGCTCTGGATAGCCACCCCCTACTTCGTCCCGGACGAAGGGGTAATGGCCGCCCTCCAGGCCGCGGCCCTGCGGAACGTGGATGTGCGCATCCTGCGTCCGGAACGGGCGGACCACATTCTGGTGAAGCTGTCCTCCTTCACCTTCCTCCGTGACCTGGACACGTACGGCATCCAGGTCTGGGCCTATCAGAAAGGGTTCCTGCACCAGAAGGTGATCCTGATGGACGACGACATCGCCACTGTGGGCACCGCCAACCTGGACAACCGCTCCCTGGCCCTGAATTTTGAAATCACCGCCGTCATCCACTCCCCCGCCGTCTGCGCGGAGGTGAAGGAGATGCTGGAGAAGGATTTTGCCTCCTCCAAAAAGGAATCCCTGGAGGATTACAACAACAAATCCCTGGGCTTCAAGATGCTCTGCAACCTGGCGCGGCTGATGGCTCCCGTGCAGTAG
- a CDS encoding efflux RND transporter permease subunit, with translation MIADLFIKRPKFAIVIAILMILAGGICLKQLPIAEYPEIAPTSINVQATYTGASAQVVMETLASPIEEELNGLENLLYFSSKSDNTGGYSLSLTFKSGTDSDINMVNVQNALKRVEYKLPKEVTDQGIKIRKRSSDILGFFAFRSTSMSSLELNNFVKSRVKDEIARVPGISAVNLMPEKNYSMRIWLDALRMSALNITPDDVSNAIKAQNVQAAAGSIGSEGENNFIQYKVNVTGRLQTVEEFSKIIVRTGQDGHVTRLDDIARIELGAETYTGSSRNNGEDSVNMAVYRLDDANALEAMNGVKDTLVKLQERFPDGVSYVVSYDPTQYISATMAEIVETLIIALILVVGITYVFLQDWRATLIPALAIPVSLIGTFAILLPLGFSINVLTMFGLILVIGSLVDDGIIVVENTMRILETEDLTPEEATKKSMHQITGAIIATTLVTVAIYVPIAFFGGMVGNIYMQFSVTMCVALCLSAINSLTLSPALCVLLLKKKKRKQSRFSPFRPFNATLEWARKSYIKCAGIMVRRAWLTLILLAAVLLGNWKLFETVPKSFLPPEDKGTVFCDIQLAPGATLGRTEQAMRSAEQKLMSIPGVRQVSSTSGFSFMGGNGENLGMCIAQLDSWDKRKTPELSLDSIMQKASILCDEIPAAKATVFSPPAIMGLGLTGGVSFMLQASGEETPKDLERVTNELLDKINKLPGAMYARSAYEANTPQLFLNIDREKAQSMHVPVNRIFTTLQSKLASMYINDFNLIGYTFKVKMQSAAEDRTSINDIMNTYIQNDQGQMVPLSSVATLSYMVGPRQISRFNQLMSAEVTAQAKPGVSSGELMNQIEALPLPENYSITWTDMSYQERQNDGKIVLLMGMALLFGYLFLVAQYESWTVPISVIVSVSVALLGALLGLIICNTPLSIYAQLGLVMLVGLAGKNAILMVEFSKMERERGVPIQEAALEGARQRFRAVMMTAISFIIGVFPMVIASGAGAASRKAIGISTFYGMILATVVGILFIPALYAMFQRYREWVKALFTGKAQ, from the coding sequence ATGATTGCGGACCTGTTTATCAAACGCCCCAAATTCGCCATCGTCATCGCCATCCTGATGATTCTGGCGGGCGGCATCTGCCTGAAGCAGCTGCCCATTGCGGAGTATCCGGAAATCGCGCCCACCAGCATCAACGTGCAGGCCACTTACACGGGCGCGAGCGCCCAGGTGGTGATGGAGACGCTGGCCTCCCCCATTGAGGAGGAACTCAACGGGCTGGAAAACCTGCTTTATTTCTCCTCCAAGTCGGACAACACCGGCGGTTATTCTCTTTCCCTGACGTTCAAGAGCGGCACGGACTCGGACATCAACATGGTGAACGTCCAGAACGCCTTGAAGCGCGTGGAGTACAAGCTGCCCAAGGAAGTGACGGACCAGGGCATCAAGATACGGAAGCGCTCCTCGGACATCCTGGGGTTCTTCGCCTTCCGGTCCACCAGCATGAGTTCCCTGGAGCTGAACAACTTCGTCAAGTCCAGGGTGAAGGATGAGATCGCCCGCGTGCCGGGCATCTCCGCCGTCAACCTGATGCCGGAAAAGAATTACAGCATGCGCATCTGGCTGGACGCCCTGCGCATGTCCGCCCTGAACATCACGCCGGATGACGTTTCCAACGCCATCAAGGCGCAGAACGTGCAGGCCGCCGCCGGTTCCATCGGCTCGGAAGGGGAAAACAATTTCATCCAGTACAAGGTGAACGTCACCGGGCGGCTTCAAACGGTGGAGGAGTTCAGCAAGATTATCGTCCGCACCGGACAGGACGGCCACGTCACCCGGCTGGACGACATCGCCCGCATTGAGCTGGGCGCGGAGACCTACACGGGCAGCAGCCGCAACAACGGGGAGGATTCCGTGAACATGGCCGTGTACCGCCTGGATGACGCCAATGCCCTGGAAGCCATGAACGGCGTGAAGGATACGTTGGTCAAATTGCAGGAACGCTTTCCGGACGGCGTAAGCTATGTCGTCAGTTACGACCCCACGCAATATATTTCCGCCACCATGGCGGAAATCGTGGAAACGCTGATTATCGCCCTGATTCTGGTGGTGGGCATCACGTACGTGTTCCTTCAGGACTGGCGCGCCACCCTCATTCCGGCGCTCGCCATTCCCGTTTCCCTGATTGGCACCTTCGCCATCCTGCTGCCGCTGGGCTTTTCCATCAACGTGCTGACCATGTTCGGCCTGATTCTGGTGATCGGCTCCCTGGTGGACGACGGCATCATCGTGGTGGAGAATACCATGCGCATTCTGGAAACGGAAGACCTGACCCCGGAAGAAGCCACCAAGAAGAGCATGCACCAGATTACGGGGGCCATCATCGCCACCACGCTGGTGACGGTGGCCATTTACGTGCCCATCGCCTTTTTCGGCGGCATGGTGGGGAACATTTACATGCAGTTCTCCGTGACCATGTGCGTGGCCCTCTGCCTTTCCGCCATCAATTCCTTGACGCTCAGCCCCGCCCTGTGCGTGCTGCTGCTGAAGAAGAAGAAAAGGAAGCAGAGCAGGTTCAGCCCCTTCCGCCCCTTCAACGCCACGCTGGAATGGGCGCGCAAGAGCTATATCAAGTGCGCCGGCATCATGGTGCGCCGCGCCTGGCTCACGCTGATTCTGCTGGCCGCCGTGCTGCTCGGCAACTGGAAGCTGTTTGAAACCGTTCCCAAGTCCTTCCTTCCCCCGGAAGACAAGGGCACCGTCTTCTGCGACATCCAGCTGGCTCCGGGCGCTACGCTGGGCCGTACGGAACAGGCCATGCGCAGCGCGGAGCAGAAGCTCATGAGCATTCCCGGCGTGCGCCAGGTTTCCTCCACCTCCGGGTTCAGCTTCATGGGCGGCAACGGGGAAAACCTGGGCATGTGCATCGCCCAGCTTGACTCCTGGGACAAGCGCAAGACTCCGGAGCTTTCCCTGGATTCCATCATGCAGAAGGCTTCCATCCTGTGCGACGAGATTCCGGCGGCCAAGGCCACCGTGTTCAGCCCACCCGCCATCATGGGCCTGGGCCTGACGGGCGGCGTCTCCTTCATGCTCCAGGCCAGTGGCGAGGAAACTCCCAAGGACCTGGAACGCGTGACGAACGAACTGCTGGACAAGATCAACAAGCTGCCGGGGGCCATGTACGCCCGCAGCGCGTATGAGGCGAACACGCCCCAGCTTTTCCTGAACATCGACCGTGAAAAGGCGCAGAGCATGCACGTGCCCGTAAACCGCATTTTCACGACGCTCCAGAGCAAGCTGGCCTCCATGTACATCAATGATTTCAACCTGATCGGCTACACGTTCAAGGTGAAGATGCAGTCCGCGGCGGAAGACCGCACCAGCATCAACGACATCATGAACACCTACATCCAGAACGACCAGGGCCAGATGGTGCCGCTCAGCTCCGTAGCCACTCTGTCCTACATGGTCGGACCGCGGCAGATATCCCGCTTCAACCAGCTCATGTCCGCGGAAGTGACCGCCCAGGCCAAGCCAGGCGTCAGTAGCGGAGAGCTGATGAACCAGATTGAGGCCCTGCCGCTGCCGGAAAATTATTCCATCACCTGGACGGACATGAGCTACCAGGAACGGCAGAATGACGGCAAGATCGTGCTGCTGATGGGCATGGCCCTGCTCTTCGGCTACCTGTTCCTGGTGGCGCAGTATGAGAGCTGGACGGTCCCCATTTCCGTCATCGTCTCCGTCTCCGTGGCCCTGCTGGGCGCCCTGCTGGGCCTGATCATCTGCAACACTCCCCTGAGCATTTACGCCCAGCTCGGGCTGGTGATGCTGGTGGGCCTGGCCGGGAAGAACGCCATCCTGATGGTGGAGTTCTCCAAGATGGAGCGGGAACGCGGCGTGCCTATCCAGGAGGCGGCTCTGGAAGGAGCCCGGCAGCGTTTCCGCGCCGTGATGATGACGGCCATTTCCTTCATCATCGGGGTGTTCCCCATGGTGATCGCCTCCGGCGCGGGCGCGGCAAGCCGCAAGGCCATCGGCATCTCCACCTTCTACGGCATGATTCTTGCCACCGTGGTGGGCATCCTGTTCATTCCGGCGCTGTACGCCATGTTCCAGCGCTACCGTGAATGGGTGAAGGCCCTGTTCACCGGAAAGGCGCAATAA
- a CDS encoding pyruvate carboxylase subunit B, translating to MNPVTFNCTVLRDGHQSLAATRMKTEDMLPIAPILDSMGFSALETWGGATIDAGLRFLKEWPFDRLDALKKAAPKTPHMMLLRGQNIVGYTNYADDVVEAFVAMSAKHGMNIFRIFDCVNDPRNMETSIRAAKKAGAQAHGTICYTTSPVHTTQSFVDMGRELADMGADAIVIKDMAGLIPPYVTHELVSALKKDLNIPVWIHTHDTSGLGASTYLSAIDAGVDACDVSISPFANGTGQPDCLRMLALLNGNPRKPDYDADKLIEVSEMLKPVYESLGKFASHRNEVVDSDTLRYQVPGGMLSNFRTQLKEQGMEDKFEEVFAEIPVVRKALGWIPLVTPTSQIVGVQAMLNVKFGRWKNITPQAADIALGYYGRTSAPVDPEVQKLCAEKMGKEPITCRPADLIKPGMEDLRRKLAEKGLPTDDEHCVIYAMFPQQVEDFYKKPEPKEEAPVQVNTAPAAAPAAAPSMTVIDNGITARVSGPSGSRDLTIIINGQSHSVKVERIG from the coding sequence ATGAATCCTGTTACATTCAATTGTACCGTTTTGCGCGACGGGCACCAGTCCCTGGCAGCTACCCGCATGAAGACGGAAGACATGCTGCCCATCGCCCCCATTCTGGACTCCATGGGCTTCAGCGCCCTGGAAACCTGGGGCGGCGCCACCATCGACGCCGGACTGCGCTTTTTGAAGGAGTGGCCCTTTGACCGCCTGGACGCCCTGAAGAAGGCCGCCCCCAAGACGCCGCACATGATGCTCCTGCGCGGCCAGAACATCGTGGGCTACACCAACTACGCGGACGACGTGGTGGAAGCCTTCGTCGCCATGAGCGCCAAGCACGGCATGAACATTTTCCGCATTTTCGACTGCGTGAACGATCCGCGCAACATGGAGACCTCCATTCGCGCCGCCAAGAAGGCCGGAGCCCAGGCCCACGGCACCATCTGCTACACCACTTCCCCCGTGCACACCACGCAGAGCTTCGTGGACATGGGCCGAGAGCTGGCGGACATGGGGGCGGACGCCATCGTCATCAAGGACATGGCCGGCCTCATCCCCCCTTATGTGACCCATGAACTGGTTAGTGCCCTGAAGAAGGACCTGAATATCCCCGTCTGGATCCACACGCATGACACCTCGGGCCTCGGCGCCTCCACCTACCTCAGCGCCATTGACGCCGGGGTGGACGCGTGCGACGTCTCCATCTCCCCCTTCGCCAACGGCACGGGCCAGCCGGACTGCCTGCGCATGCTCGCCCTGCTGAACGGCAATCCCCGCAAGCCGGATTACGATGCGGACAAGCTCATTGAGGTGTCCGAAATGCTCAAGCCCGTTTATGAAAGCCTGGGCAAATTCGCCTCCCACCGCAACGAAGTGGTGGACTCCGACACGCTCCGTTACCAGGTGCCCGGCGGCATGCTTTCCAACTTCCGCACCCAGCTCAAGGAACAGGGCATGGAAGACAAATTTGAGGAAGTATTCGCGGAAATCCCGGTAGTCCGCAAGGCCCTGGGCTGGATTCCGCTGGTGACCCCCACCTCCCAGATCGTAGGCGTGCAGGCGATGCTGAACGTCAAGTTCGGCCGTTGGAAGAACATCACCCCCCAGGCGGCGGACATTGCCCTGGGCTACTACGGCCGCACCTCGGCTCCCGTGGACCCGGAAGTGCAGAAACTCTGCGCGGAAAAGATGGGCAAGGAACCAATCACCTGCCGTCCGGCGGACCTGATCAAGCCCGGCATGGAAGACCTGCGCAGGAAGCTTGCGGAAAAGGGGCTCCCCACGGACGACGAACACTGCGTCATCTACGCCATGTTCCCGCAGCAGGTGGAAGACTTCTACAAAAAGCCGGAACCTAAGGAAGAAGCCCCCGTGCAGGTGAACACCGCTCCCGCCGCGGCTCCGGCGGCCGCGCCGTCCATGACCGTCATTGACAACGGCATCACCGCCCGGGTGAGCGGCCCCTCCGGTTCCCGTGACCTGACCATCATCATCAACGGCCAGTCCCACTCCGTGAAAGTGGAACGCATCGGCTAA
- a CDS encoding tyrosine-type recombinase/integrase produces the protein MTQQELMEEEALLICWMRKKRVQAAEIMVMARLLRGVSTGMSGRLQCVELGIKEWKAMKKTVSFSVCVAESLKARAHRRRRTLEEIRYVTARMVKAWPDLRHKMMRSLRREDCQRILNIFPTASGRRKARIILHGICAFACRRGWAGKNPAAETPCPHVKERRVPVLTPEECRRLMTAAQEVCGGECLPAAALMLYAGVRPQEVRRLQFRHIRLEEKAALIPARHSKTGGARRVTLRPVALQYLRAFRNHSGEEPLCPAGWERKWRLVRARAGWNNCRPWVQDILRHTFASYHALEFRDYAGLQWEMGHQNAHLLKTRYLNMDEIRRQDARAFWLAA, from the coding sequence ATGACTCAACAGGAATTGATGGAAGAAGAAGCCCTGCTCATTTGCTGGATGCGTAAAAAACGCGTGCAGGCTGCGGAAATAATGGTCATGGCGCGGTTGCTCCGGGGTGTTTCAACCGGGATGTCCGGGCGGCTGCAATGCGTGGAGCTGGGGATTAAGGAATGGAAAGCGATGAAAAAGACGGTCAGTTTTTCCGTTTGCGTGGCGGAGTCCCTGAAAGCCCGGGCGCATCGGCGGCGACGCACGCTGGAAGAAATCCGGTACGTTACGGCGCGGATGGTGAAGGCGTGGCCGGACCTGAGACATAAGATGATGCGGAGCCTGAGGCGGGAAGATTGCCAGCGCATCCTGAATATATTCCCGACGGCCAGCGGACGGCGTAAGGCTCGCATCATCCTACACGGAATATGTGCTTTTGCCTGCCGCAGGGGATGGGCGGGGAAGAACCCGGCAGCGGAGACGCCGTGTCCGCATGTGAAGGAAAGAAGAGTGCCTGTGCTGACGCCGGAGGAGTGCCGGAGGCTGATGACGGCAGCACAGGAGGTGTGCGGTGGCGAGTGTCTGCCAGCAGCTGCGCTGATGCTGTATGCCGGAGTGCGTCCGCAGGAGGTCAGAAGACTCCAATTCCGGCATATCAGGCTGGAAGAAAAAGCGGCGCTCATTCCGGCACGGCATTCCAAGACGGGAGGGGCGCGGCGGGTGACCCTTCGGCCGGTAGCGTTGCAGTATTTGCGGGCTTTCCGGAATCATTCCGGGGAAGAACCATTGTGCCCGGCAGGATGGGAACGCAAGTGGCGGCTGGTGCGTGCCCGCGCCGGCTGGAATAACTGCCGGCCATGGGTGCAGGATATATTAAGACACACGTTTGCCAGTTACCACGCGCTGGAATTCCGGGATTATGCCGGATTGCAATGGGAGATGGGGCACCAAAACGCCCATTTATTGAAAACCAGATATCTGAATATGGATGAAATCAGAAGGCAGGATGCCCGCGCCTTCTGGCTGGCGGCGTAA